The nucleotide sequence TTGTTTCTTATGAACAATTGTTTCTACTTTATCATACGAAGTTTTTGTATTATCGTACCAATGTTTGATTAGAAGttatatttttagatttttgtaaataagttcattaaatttgtaaaaatgtcaccctttttttttagtgacatgttagtaattagttgttagaaTAGTTTTTTTCTCCTTTGTCCGGGTTTGTACCCAGGATTTCCAACTCGTGAACATAATAATGAAGATACTCGTGatacaaaaaaaccaaatttaatGACTCGCACATAAGTGACCGCATCAAGTAATCAGTTCTGGAGAGATGGATTGCCTACATTATCAATATTGAACATGCAGATTTCTATCTAAAAGGTATATAGTAATAGTACACAACTACGTTgagaacaacttttttttttttttttttagaataagcAGGACAAGTATTTCAAGTCTCCATTCCATACCCtctaaagataaataaatgtgGTTAGCAGGTAAGGGAATAACAATATGCCTAATTCATTCAATAACCTCGATTAAACATTTTCCTTTGGTTTATGatttattgttcaatttttcagCCTTATAAATATTCCACTGAAATTCCGTGACTGATGTCATTTGTGCAGTTACAGTGGCTGCTAAAGAAGACCAGGCTTCATCTGGCTGCTCATGAACCCAACACATGATGAAATATATCTTCCTTTCTTGGATTTTCTGATTTCACCTCCTTTTCTCCTTCATGAATCAGCCGACGCATGTCGCAAAGGGCACACACCATAGCAGGGTTTCCCAGTGAAGGTAGACTGCTCACATCATCGATAACACCTAAACCAAATTGCAGTCCCCCCATGTGTACTGTAAGGTGGAGAGCATACCTTCTCCAAGAAATGAGTGAGAGCTTCCAGTACAGTCTCTGGCTGACCACCTTGACTCAAAACTGAGGACAGACTCAATACAAACATGACTGACCCTATGGGATCTGACCTCCAATCACCATTGCAGAGGCAACGAGTGAAGCAGTAGCTGCATAATATATCCACTAGGTGAACAGTTAAAAGGGGTGATGGTTCCTAGAAACTAAGCTTACTTAGAGGAGGTAGCGGAACTTCAGGGCCGAGAGGAATTTCACTGAATTCGTTACTTCCAATTTCATCTACCGGTTCCTGCTCTGAAAGAGGTTGAAGAAGTTGAGTTCCTTCCTTACTGAGACGGATTTTTCTGGCGGAATGCTTTGACCACCATGGATCCCATGGTGAGACCATCTTGCTCAATTCCCCGGAAGCAATAGCTCTATGAAATCGTTTCTTCTCTTGAAGAGATAAATCGTCAAAATCGATTTCTTGTCCTGTAgggaaatgaaaataaaatcagtCTCACCCAACCGTTGGatagacaaaaatttgttttactTGTGGTGTCGGGGTAGAGTAGTTATAAGACACACTCAATAAAGGATATGTATTCAATAGGAACATACCAGACATTATGTTTTCCATCGTCTCCTCGGACAAAGCTGAATCTTCAAAAGCTGAGAAACAATCAGATAGAAATTTAGTACCCTTCTTTATTGGTATACTTGGGGATTAAAAATTATGACCTCAAAAACTCTTTCAacataatcaaacacaaaacaatAAGAGTTCACTTATGATGTGataatttatttacaaaattacatCCGATAAGTGATTAACAATGCTAGGCAGCGGTGATTCTAAAATCTACATAGACTAAATGCTTCATTGACTGTACATCATTCAGCATTATGAAAACCATcttctaaaaaattaacttgtttACAAAGTCACAAACATTTAGTGGTcctataacaaataaaaaaggcaAGCAGATGTTTTTCATTgacagaataaaataaataaaaaacaaactgaTGGCAACTCCCTTTAAATCGGTAGTGCAACGCTTTTTTTGTGGAATCCGCCTCTTGAAATTTACTACATTAGATCCATAATGAGTCTGACTGTTAGAATGGCACGAGGGTTCTCACGTGACATGGCAACCGCAACAGGTATACTGGGACAATGGGATGACAATGCCATGCTGAGAGAGGAGGGTAGCCCATCTTATTCATTTGGGGATATTTCAGATTTTTGTCAACctaatattgaaaataataaaaggaaaCCCTTATTCTATGAAAGGGTCGGATGAGCAGTGGGATAACACGCCTAAAAAACCTCAATTGATCTTCGCTCTCGAGTTTCTCTCTGTATCTCAGCCAGTTGCCCCTCTCTGTAAAACCCTACCCATCTTATGGGGATAACACAAAGGAAAATAGGCGTCATTGTAATAATTATCGGTCAAGTGCTTCTAATGATGCATGTTTCGTGTATGGTAGGAGTAAGTGAATCCTACTTCCTTAGTCCCTGTCACTGAACAGTGAGCACTGCTAACTGCAGTTCTTAGAGCTTTATAGACTAGCGTCTGGTAACTATGTCAGCTAGAAATAACCGACAAAGTGACAGTTACAAAATTAAATTCAGTTACAATCAAATTCTCTCTTTAACACTAATTCagttaaattttcaaattctctcTTAATAAGGATGTTGTCAAGCAGATGATGCATGGGCATGAGGCCATATTTTCATTGTGAATTTTGATACTTCATGCTTCTTTGGGCTCCTTGTCTTGAAAACATGACATTTTGATTTCTCTTGGACAGTAGTCCAAGGTACGCTATGACATGTGAGTAGGAGGAGCTACAGAATGTTGATCTTCAGACAAAGAGGGAGATGGATAGTGATGTGGGCTTATGCTGCCAGTCCCACAGAGTCATAGGAAAATCAAACCAGAAACTGGACTCATCACGCAGCAAGAGAAACCTGTATTATATGTGTGTATGATTGGTGACATTGGCCACTCGTTCCACAAGACAGCTTTGATTACAACAAACTCTGAAATGAAGAAGAGAAGGGGGGGAGTCTGGATTTGGAGATTTGAGTGAGTTTTGCTGCGTTAAAAGTTATTGTTAGCCCATGATGTTCTATTCCTCTGTCACCACATTAGAAGTTATAGTGCCACCGAGGCATGTTCGCTATGTAACAAGCAATCTTGCCTGGACTAATTTGAATGACAGAAACATCTCTTTGGAACCTCAAGAGGGGATTCTCTTTCCATTGCAGGACTAATAGTACAGGGGCATAATCCTTCAAGTTCAGGGACCGATTTGGAGGTTTAGTCAAATGTTTCACTGAAATTTAGGTTTTAATAGAGCCCAATGCATTGAATAACGAACTCTACATTTTGGGATAAAGCTAGgaagttatttaattgaatgTCATTATcataagtaaaaaatatatgagCTCACCAACCAAGTGATAATCAAGGGCTGCTCCGCCGCACTCAAACAATTGGTTAATGATACGAACCCAGCTGCTGCTCTTACACCTGAGTCTCTAGTATTCAGGGTTTAGTCTCAACCTAGGCCTACTTTGTAAGTTTTAGTACTTAAGTATTCAACGAATGACTTAAAACCTTCTACTTCTCAATCACTAATCATAAACCTGAATTTATACGATGCGTTTTAAAGCTTACCAAAGATATTACATCCCATTGACATGATATTCTCATAAGTCATGAATCTAAAGTACTAACACCAAAACTAGGTTCTTATCCAGCTACCATACATTCCAAAAATCACCAATTTAACAAAGAAGCAGTATATACTCATGGTACATAATCAAAAGTTTTTATCACAAGCAAAAATGGTCATATATTTTTCTGCCCAAATGCTAGAATTCACCAAGAAAGACTCcaatccaaataaaaaacagaCATGAGCATCAAAGGTTACTTTCATCATATATTAATCCAacatcaaaataacattttacaaACATATCTTATATGCATACCGTGGACAAATTAGAAATACAAAAATAAGCCCTTATTCTTAGTTCTTATATGAGATCCAATGAATCACAAACTAACGAAGAGTGCAAcacttctcttctctcttccatTTCCAACAGGTTTCTCActcctttcttctctctctagacATGTCATCATTTTATTTCTCTCTGTAGCAATTTGATCCCTACACTCATATCATGAATTCCTTTGAATCAAACAACCACCATGTTCTTCCCGATCCACCAAACCACCccatcaaatcaaaattcaaaaaactcGCATTTCAAACAATCCCCTTATTGATCTTATTCACAGCAATCTTATTAGgtttcacaacaacaaattaCTACAAAATTCTTTACTTTAAATTCTCCCTCAAATCAAAAACCCTTTTTACACCCCCAAAAACACTTTCCACACCCTCCCATTGTCTCCTATGGATGGCTCCCTTTCTTTCAGGTGGTGGGTATAGCTCAGAAGGTTGGTCTTACATTCTATCTCTTCATGGTCATACAAAAATTCAGTCTTTTAGGTTAGCAATTGAGCATCATGGTGATCTTGAATCTTTGGATTTTTGGGAGGGTTTGCCACAAGATATGAAGAATTTGGCTGTTGAATTGTATCAAACAAAGTGTAATATGAATGAGACTGTTGTGATTTGTCATAGTGAACCTGGTGCTTGGTACCCTCCATTGTTTGACACCTTTCCGTGTCCGCCGTCTTTTTACCGTCACTTTAAGGCTGTGATTGGTAGGACTATGTTTGAGACTGATAGAGTGAATGTTGAACATGTCGAGCGGTGTAATCGAATGGATTATGTTTGGGTTCCTACTGATTTTCATAAGGCTACATTTATTGAAAGTGGTGTTAATGCTTCCAAGGTGGTGAAGATTGTTCAACCTATTGATGTGAAATTCTTTGATCCTGATAAGTATAAGGCGTTGGATCTTGATTCGACGGGGAAACTGATTTTAGGTTCTGAAGTGAAGAcgggttttgtgtttttgagtATCTTCAAGTGGGAGTATAGGAAAGGGTGGGATGTGTTGTTGAAATCATATTTGAAGGAATTTTCAAAAGACGATAGTGTTGTTTTGTATTTGTTAACAAATCCATATCATACGGAGAGGGATTTTGGGAACAAAATTTTGGATTTCGTTGAGAATTCTGGTTTTGAAGAACCGGTTAGTGGTTGGGCTTCGGTCTATGTTATTGATACACACATTGCACAAAGTGAATTGCCAAGGGTTTACAAGGCAGCAGATGCTTTCGTTCT is from Medicago truncatula cultivar Jemalong A17 chromosome 1, MtrunA17r5.0-ANR, whole genome shotgun sequence and encodes:
- the LOC11406933 gene encoding uncharacterized protein; translation: MNSFESNNHHVLPDPPNHPIKSKFKKLAFQTIPLLILFTAILLGFTTTNYYKILYFKFSLKSKTLFTPPKTLSTPSHCLLWMAPFLSGGGYSSEGWSYILSLHGHTKIQSFRLAIEHHGDLESLDFWEGLPQDMKNLAVELYQTKCNMNETVVICHSEPGAWYPPLFDTFPCPPSFYRHFKAVIGRTMFETDRVNVEHVERCNRMDYVWVPTDFHKATFIESGVNASKVVKIVQPIDVKFFDPDKYKALDLDSTGKLILGSEVKTGFVFLSIFKWEYRKGWDVLLKSYLKEFSKDDSVVLYLLTNPYHTERDFGNKILDFVENSGFEEPVSGWASVYVIDTHIAQSELPRVYKAADAFVLPSRGEGWGRPLVEAMSMSLPVIATNWSGPTEFLTEDNSYPLPVDRMSELMEGPFKGHLWAEPSEDKLQVLMRQVMDNPAEAKAKGRKAREDMIRQFSPEIVADIVADHIQNILGST